A single genomic interval of Acetobacteraceae bacterium harbors:
- a CDS encoding aldehyde dehydrogenase family protein: MLLTDVTPEMACFREELFDPVACVIVAKDTDDAIKLANDSDFGLSFSLWTKDLAKAERLAGEIEAGAVNNKGPSSDPNLLIGGIKASGYGWELTEFGLLEFMNIKPVWAAA, from the coding sequence ATCCTTCTGACGGACGTCACGCCGGAAATGGCGTGTTTCCGGGAGGAGCTCTTTGACCCTGTTGCCTGCGTGATTGTCGCGAAAGATACGGATGACGCCATCAAATTGGCTAATGACAGTGATTTCGGCCTGTCATTCAGCCTTTGGACGAAAGATCTCGCAAAAGCTGAGCGATTGGCGGGCGAAATTGAAGCCGGGGCTGTCAATAATAAGGGGCCAAGCTCCGACCCGAACCTCCTGATCGGCGGGATCAAGGCGAGTGGTTACGGGTGGGAACTGACCGAGTTCGGCCTGCTGGAATTTATGAATATCAAACCTGTCTGGGCCGCCGCTTAG
- a CDS encoding redoxin domain-containing protein → MSLPILIALAMGGGFWAMLSGMREGRFDPRAVETPATTRLIPDFDLPGLMPDEPRLRRAILMTRSKPVLINFFASWCIPCITELPELHKLSRDVIIWGIAYKDRPENARALVLRNNKPYEMIAQDVDGNFGIQMGINGVPESFLVMPNGRIIWHDSAPITSETIRTVIRPLLKAAR, encoded by the coding sequence ATGTCGCTTCCCATCCTGATCGCTCTCGCGATGGGAGGTGGTTTCTGGGCGATGCTGTCGGGCATGCGTGAGGGGCGCTTTGACCCGCGCGCTGTCGAGACGCCCGCGACGACAAGGCTGATCCCCGATTTTGACCTGCCGGGACTGATGCCGGACGAACCCCGATTGCGCCGCGCCATTTTGATGACACGGTCCAAACCGGTCCTGATCAATTTCTTTGCCTCATGGTGCATCCCCTGCATCACCGAGCTGCCAGAACTCCATAAATTGAGTCGGGATGTGATAATCTGGGGCATTGCCTATAAGGACCGGCCTGAAAATGCCCGTGCCCTCGTATTGCGCAATAACAAGCCCTATGAAATGATAGCACAGGATGTGGATGGGAATTTCGGAATCCAGATGGGAATCAATGGCGTGCCGGAGAGTTTTCTGGTCATGCCCAACGGGCGCATCATCTGGCATGATTCAGCGCCCATCACCTCAGAAACAATCAGGACCGTCATTCGCCCTCTGCTGAAAGCTGCGCGATGA
- the ccmI gene encoding c-type cytochrome biogenesis protein CcmI produces the protein MTIALYIILTLLCLSPLLLGLLKRQRRETVPSTTDSEQAFYAAQLDALEEEKRARHLNDVEARDMQMEIARRLLRAKTTERAPSQPVSWRVIAAISLLLPTFGTALYLYKGEPGYGPQSASTPQSEIDPQMRPVIARLEKQVAVIQPDDPAYIKLHLLLAAVREKQNRLLEALALYRAALHVQFEALLAIHVADLQSQLDNRIDEQSLRLYERALDAAPKDAPWRLEVQKRIAQGEHDTQPAP, from the coding sequence ATGACGATTGCGCTTTACATCATCCTGACGCTTTTATGCCTCTCACCTTTGCTTCTGGGACTGCTGAAACGCCAAAGACGGGAAACGGTCCCCTCCACCACGGATTCTGAACAGGCATTTTATGCCGCGCAATTGGACGCCCTTGAGGAGGAAAAACGCGCACGGCACCTTAATGACGTTGAGGCCAGGGATATGCAGATGGAAATCGCGCGGCGTCTCCTGCGCGCTAAAACCACGGAGCGTGCCCCGTCTCAACCCGTCTCCTGGCGGGTGATCGCTGCGATTTCCCTTCTGCTCCCAACGTTCGGCACCGCTTTATATCTCTATAAAGGTGAGCCAGGTTATGGGCCGCAATCAGCCTCAACCCCGCAAAGCGAGATTGACCCGCAAATGCGCCCCGTCATCGCTCGGCTTGAAAAGCAGGTCGCGGTCATTCAGCCGGATGACCCTGCTTATATCAAACTGCACCTTCTTCTGGCGGCCGTGCGTGAGAAGCAAAATCGACTGCTGGAGGCTTTGGCCCTGTATCGTGCGGCGCTTCACGTTCAGTTCGAGGCGCTTCTCGCTATTCACGTTGCGGACCTTCAGTCACAACTGGATAACCGCATTGATGAGCAAAGTTTGCGACTTTATGAGCGCGCCTTGGATGCCGCCCCAAAGGATGCGCCCTGGCGTCTGGAAGTGCAGAAACGCATCGCCCAGGGCGAGCATGATACGCAGCCCGCACCATGA
- a CDS encoding heme ABC transporter permease has translation MERFANPGRFIRVTQWLLPLLTIAGIITLAIGLGWALIFAPADWQQGETVRIMYIHVPMAILASTGYFLLAICGASSLVWRHPIANIAAREIGPIGATVTTLCLITGSLWGKPMWGTWWVWDARLTSVLLLFFLYIGHIALIRGFDDAQRGYRAASILALAGVVDLPIIKFSVNWWNTLHQPDSITLTHAPAMSLSMLMPLAICMVGFFLGFAALVTGQVRAALLEIKWRRARFSDRYAPSDEEANAPATTAHAVMREEG, from the coding sequence ATGGAGCGCTTCGCCAATCCGGGCCGATTTATCCGGGTGACGCAATGGCTCCTCCCCCTTCTGACCATTGCGGGCATCATCACGCTTGCCATCGGGCTTGGCTGGGCGCTGATTTTCGCACCGGCCGACTGGCAGCAGGGTGAGACGGTGCGCATCATGTATATCCATGTCCCCATGGCGATATTGGCCTCGACCGGCTATTTCCTTCTAGCAATCTGCGGCGCGTCCTCCCTCGTCTGGCGACACCCTATCGCCAATATCGCCGCGCGGGAGATCGGGCCGATTGGCGCGACGGTTACTACGCTCTGCCTGATCACCGGCTCTCTCTGGGGTAAACCGATGTGGGGCACGTGGTGGGTCTGGGATGCGCGACTGACTTCTGTCCTGCTGCTGTTTTTCCTCTATATCGGCCATATTGCGCTGATACGTGGTTTTGATGATGCGCAACGTGGCTATCGCGCCGCTTCCATTCTCGCGCTGGCCGGAGTGGTTGATCTGCCGATCATCAAATTCAGCGTCAATTGGTGGAACACATTGCACCAGCCTGACAGCATCACCCTGACACATGCGCCCGCCATGTCCCTTTCCATGCTGATGCCACTCGCCATCTGTATGGTCGGGTTTTTTCTTGGTTTCGCAGCGCTCGTGACAGGGCAGGTCAGGGCCGCCCTCCTCGAAATCAAATGGCGACGCGCGCGCTTCTCAGACAGATATGCGCCATCCGATGAAGAGGCGAACGCGCCAGCCACAACGGCGCACGCTGTGATGAGGGAGGAGGGATGA
- a CDS encoding cytochrome c-type biogenesis protein → MMRCLLLICLLMVTISPAFAVDDPRELLPNPAQERMAERIDAELRCLVCQNESIEDSSASLARDLRRVVRQQVAQGKSRDDILAWMTGRYGDFVRLKPRLTAATALLWLTPIMALALGLVLASRIFRHHKETAPLTDEERARLEILLQSRAPTNHGGGGAEK, encoded by the coding sequence ATGATGCGCTGTCTCCTGCTGATCTGCCTCCTGATGGTTACGATTTCCCCGGCCTTCGCGGTCGATGATCCGCGTGAACTCCTGCCTAACCCGGCGCAGGAAAGGATGGCCGAAAGGATCGATGCGGAGCTCAGGTGCCTTGTCTGCCAGAATGAGTCGATTGAGGATAGCTCTGCCTCTCTAGCGCGCGACCTGCGCCGTGTCGTGCGACAGCAAGTGGCGCAGGGGAAAAGCCGAGACGACATCTTGGCCTGGATGACAGGCCGCTACGGGGATTTTGTGCGCCTCAAGCCGCGCCTGACGGCGGCGACGGCGTTACTCTGGTTGACACCCATCATGGCCCTCGCGCTGGGACTTGTCCTCGCCAGCCGCATCTTCCGCCATCATAAGGAAACGGCGCCTTTGACGGATGAAGAACGCGCCCGTCTGGAGATCCTGCTGCAAAGCCGCGCGCCCACAAACCATGGCGGAGGCGGGGCCGAAAAATGA
- the ccmE gene encoding cytochrome c maturation protein CcmE, protein MSERDAPYQGRSARQRRRYARKPHRLWIMLLCLIYLAAASALVLRAFSSSIVFFMAPSQALEHPPRPDQSIRLGGMVVAGSLKRSVGPNATPVNQFDVTDGQKAVTIIYRGVLPDLFREGQSVVAIGVMTADKNLQASEVLAKHDETYMPKEVAEALRKSGKWDPRFGKPPRAEEWDMMTKSQTRKSIAQAEHASH, encoded by the coding sequence ATGTCTGAACGTGATGCCCCTTATCAAGGGCGGTCGGCCCGTCAGCGGCGTCGTTACGCCCGCAAGCCCCATCGCCTATGGATTATGCTGCTCTGCCTCATCTACCTCGCGGCGGCTTCGGCGCTTGTGCTGCGGGCTTTCTCATCCAGCATCGTTTTTTTTATGGCGCCATCGCAAGCGCTTGAGCACCCGCCACGTCCTGACCAATCGATCCGTTTGGGGGGCATGGTGGTCGCAGGCAGTCTCAAGCGATCTGTCGGGCCGAACGCCACGCCGGTAAATCAGTTTGACGTGACAGACGGGCAAAAAGCCGTCACGATCATTTATCGCGGCGTTCTGCCTGACCTGTTCCGTGAGGGTCAGAGCGTCGTCGCCATTGGCGTGATGACAGCGGATAAAAACCTGCAAGCCTCTGAAGTCCTCGCCAAACATGATGAAACCTACATGCCGAAGGAAGTCGCCGAAGCCCTGCGTAAAAGCGGCAAATGGGACCCGCGCTTCGGTAAACCACCGCGTGCGGAGGAATGGGACATGATGACAAAATCCCAGACCCGAAAGTCGATTGCACAGGCTGAACATGCATCTCATTGA
- a CDS encoding heme lyase CcmF/NrfE family subunit, whose product MHLIDLLTRLSFGAEAGCYSLALACVAAFLQCVIGLWGAGRGDARLMHFTSLLAAAQLVALLLAFLALIFSAVTDDFSVRNIVENSARDKPLLYKITGVWGNHEGSILLWALILTFCGMSVVAFGHHLPSRLKSRVIAILGGVSTGFLLFCVTTSNPFDRINTTPPLDGFGMNPLLQDPGLAFHPPVLYAGYVGFAVPFAFAVATLIGGRIDAVWGRWVRPWALGAWCFLTCGIAMGSWWSYYVLGWGGYWFWDPVENASLIPWLAGTALVHSAIVVEKREALKVWTILLAIATFSFSLSGTFLVRSGILNSVHAFANDPARGIFILLLLALVIGTALALFAWRAPNLVDDGHFMPISREGALILNNILLCTICAIVLVGTMYPPFMQILTGRTLSVGKPFFDATTIPLILPLMAVMVAGPLLSWKRGWLRPIFRRLRWTFVPLILTAVLASCLLSGPLPTICAIFAVWLILGSLTDIGGRVALGTSWQGRWQRLRHLPLSSWGTALAHMGVAITVLGITGMSQSQQKITEMAEGAHVAFSGYEWTLGNIRQQKEKNFDALIADVVVTRHGRVVTVLHPARHVFARQRQMVTDVAIYTNMLQDLYCVLSDAREEKDGQMLFILRLHVNPLAPWIWLGGLVMAMGGALSLCDRRRRFGAPNRRLNRDAAVTI is encoded by the coding sequence ATGCATCTCATTGATCTTCTGACTCGTCTCAGCTTCGGCGCTGAGGCCGGGTGTTACTCTTTGGCGCTTGCCTGTGTCGCAGCATTCCTGCAATGCGTTATTGGCCTCTGGGGTGCAGGGCGCGGCGATGCGCGCCTCATGCATTTCACCTCGCTGCTAGCAGCGGCGCAACTCGTCGCCCTGCTGCTTGCTTTTCTGGCATTGATATTCAGCGCCGTCACGGATGATTTCTCAGTCCGCAATATCGTTGAGAATTCGGCGCGTGACAAACCGCTTCTCTATAAAATAACCGGGGTCTGGGGTAATCATGAGGGGTCCATTCTCCTCTGGGCACTCATATTGACCTTTTGCGGCATGTCCGTCGTTGCTTTCGGGCATCATCTGCCCAGCCGTCTCAAATCCCGTGTCATCGCCATATTGGGCGGCGTGTCGACCGGCTTCCTGCTTTTCTGCGTGACGACATCCAACCCGTTTGACCGCATCAACACCACGCCACCTTTGGACGGGTTCGGGATGAATCCGCTTTTGCAGGATCCCGGGCTTGCTTTCCACCCGCCTGTTCTCTATGCCGGCTATGTTGGGTTTGCCGTGCCTTTTGCCTTTGCGGTCGCGACGCTGATCGGTGGGCGCATTGATGCGGTCTGGGGGCGATGGGTGCGGCCCTGGGCACTGGGTGCCTGGTGCTTCCTGACCTGTGGCATCGCCATGGGCTCCTGGTGGTCTTATTATGTTTTGGGTTGGGGCGGATATTGGTTCTGGGACCCGGTTGAAAACGCCTCCCTTATCCCATGGCTGGCCGGGACGGCGCTGGTCCATTCCGCCATCGTGGTTGAGAAACGTGAGGCGCTGAAAGTCTGGACGATCCTCCTCGCCATCGCGACATTCTCATTTTCCCTCTCGGGGACATTCCTCGTCCGCTCGGGCATTCTCAACTCCGTCCATGCCTTTGCCAATGACCCGGCACGGGGGATTTTCATCCTTCTCCTTCTGGCCCTCGTTATTGGCACCGCCCTCGCCCTTTTTGCCTGGCGCGCGCCCAATCTCGTGGATGACGGGCATTTCATGCCGATCTCGCGGGAGGGGGCGTTGATCCTGAACAACATCCTGCTTTGCACCATTTGCGCGATCGTCCTTGTCGGGACGATGTATCCGCCCTTTATGCAGATTCTTACGGGCAGGACGTTATCCGTCGGCAAACCGTTTTTCGACGCCACCACCATCCCGCTGATACTTCCCCTTATGGCCGTGATGGTCGCCGGGCCACTCCTCTCCTGGAAGCGTGGTTGGCTCCGCCCCATTTTCAGGCGATTACGCTGGACGTTTGTGCCGCTCATCCTCACGGCCGTGCTGGCATCCTGCCTTTTATCCGGCCCTCTGCCGACGATCTGTGCGATATTTGCTGTGTGGCTGATTCTCGGCAGCCTCACCGATATTGGAGGCCGCGTGGCGCTCGGCACATCCTGGCAGGGTCGATGGCAGCGCCTGCGCCACCTCCCCCTCTCAAGCTGGGGTACGGCTTTGGCGCATATGGGTGTTGCCATCACGGTGCTGGGGATTACCGGCATGTCGCAATCACAGCAGAAAATCACTGAAATGGCGGAGGGCGCGCATGTTGCTTTTAGCGGCTATGAGTGGACGCTTGGCAATATACGCCAGCAGAAAGAGAAGAATTTCGACGCGCTGATTGCGGATGTCGTCGTCACACGTCACGGACGTGTCGTCACGGTGCTTCATCCGGCCCGGCATGTCTTTGCGCGTCAGCGTCAAATGGTGACGGATGTGGCCATTTACACAAATATGCTTCAGGACCTTTATTGTGTGCTGAGTGACGCGCGGGAGGAGAAGGATGGGCAGATGCTTTTTATATTGCGCCTGCATGTCAACCCCCTTGCGCCGTGGATCTGGTTGGGTGGATTGGTCATGGCGATGGGAGGCGCACTCTCCCTATGTGATCGACGCCGGCGATTCGGCGCGCCGAATCGCCGTTTAAATCGTGATGCGGCGGTGACGATATGA